In one Leishmania mexicana MHOM/GT/2001/U1103 complete genome, chromosome 19 genomic region, the following are encoded:
- a CDS encoding putative mitochondrial carrier protein yields the protein MSSSEKKHAAWVDVVAGGFGGALAKSLLSPFQRIVVLQQLGQHKRYSIAQLVRHIYAQEGLKSFWRGNLTSMVIRVPYSGIQFLLYTQLKFFFQDWLDRRHAVAALSGHQTGGSSDKDSASGAATSRGFELEKFVMKCGAGGISATIAGAAVYPGEVVRLRLMSGEKKFTGIANTCGLVYRETRSLRNFYRGLGASLMQRVPDILVSFATYETIKYTVLDSPSPTLFKDNYAARNVLSTMVGGSAAAIASILVAFPLDVAKRRIGMSGQGTDKTVYRGVGDCLRQIYAKEGIRGWYAGAFVEAVRCVPQVILMWMFIEVIQKELSPYARVASAEDEMAKRKKKDP from the coding sequence TCAGTCCATTTCAACGCATCGTCGTGCTGCAGCAACTCGGGCAGCACAAGCGCTACAGCATCGCTCAACTGGTGCGCCACATCTATGCGCAGGAAGGCCTGAAAAGCTTCTGGCGCGGCAACCTCACCTCGATGGTGATTCGAGTGCCATACAGCGGAATTCAATTTCTGCTCTACACCCAGCTCAAGTTCTTCTTCCAAGATTGGCTCGATCGTCGTCATGCGGTTGCGGCGCTGTCTGGCCACCAGACGGGCGGTAGCAGCGACAAGGACAGCGCGTCCGGCGCCGCGACGTCGCGCGGGTTCGAGCTGGAGAAGTTCGTCATGAagtgcggcgctggaggtATCTCGGCCACGATCGCTGGCGCGGCCGTCTACCCGGGCGAAGTtgtccgcctccgcctcatGTCTGGCGAGAAAAAGTTTACCGGCATTGCGAATACGTGCGGGCTCGTTTATCGGGAgacgcgctcgctgcgcaaCTTCTACCGCGGCCTCGGGGCCTCGCTCATGCAGCGCGTGCCAGACATCCTAGTCAGCTTCGCCACGTACGAGACGATCAAGTACACCGTGCTGGACAGCCCGAGCCCGACCCTCTTCAAGGACAATTACGCGGCGCGCAACGTGCTGTCAACGATGGTCGGCggctccgccgcggcgatcGCCTCCATCCTCGTAGCGTTCCCACTGGACGTAGCGAAGCGGCGCATCGGCATGTCTGGCCAAGGCACCGACAAGACAGTTTaccgcggcgtcggcgactGCCTGCGACAGATCTACGCCAAGGAGGGCATCCGTGGCTGGTACGCCGGGGCCTTTGtcgaggcggtgcggtgtgtgCCGCAGGTAATCCTCATGTGGATGTTCATCGAGGTCATCCAGAAGGAGTTGTCACCCTACGCGAGAGTGGCATCCGCCGAAGACGAGATGGCAAAGCGGAAGAAGAAGGATCCCTAG
- a CDS encoding proteasome regulatory non-ATP-ase subunit,putative, which produces MSTPEARAQVYLVNLRSKLEEQNNANAAATVSRALDYFEQRFWHEVSSELLQLIRDPMVLEDAYELYADVIVAVRADISPIAYVMIVRSVCFAPHSTTQKALELVEGACASLIHSSSEQGHYAALCIRALLLLESTSAEESAALAAVPGSPPHTARKLLEQTEMYLHGLKMHEVEPVLVALYGMARGRDYEIRRQHTSYYKNAFDIIIFLEKADLPMRDEDVTALAYKTVIAGLLSDKIFNFGKLLNFDQFVSRLQRESCPQRWALEMMRLCNEGDVANFEAFFREHQQQISQEPQLVSASATLHRKVRLMALLHLIFYTPLSERTFAFHAVAQRCGVPDSGAEPLLLEALAHGIIKGRMDGLKKEVHITWVESRVLSLEEVKALAQHVAQWREQVVGLTNSVKEMTERIPQ; this is translated from the coding sequence ATGTCGACTCCAGAGGCCCGCGCACAGGTCTACCTGGTCAACCTCCGCAGCAAGCTGGAAGAGCAGAACAATGccaacgccgctgccacggtgTCGCGCGCGCTCGACTACTTTGAGCAACGCTTCTGGCATGAGGTGTCAAGTGaactgctgcagctgatCCGTGACCCAATGGTTCTGGAGGACGCGTACGAGCTGTACGCGGACGTCATTGTAGCCGTACGGGCTGACATCTCGCCTATCGCGTACGTCATGATTGTCCGCTCCGTCTGCTTCGCCCCGCACAGCACGACGCAGAAAGCGCTGGAGCTTGTCGAgggcgcgtgcgcctccctcATCCATAGCAGCTCGGAGCAGGGACACTACGCTGCCTTGTGCATCCGTGCCCTCCTGCTACTCGAGAGCACGAGCGCCGAGgagagcgcggcgctggcggcggtgcctgggtcgccgccgcacacggcACGCAAGTTACTGGAGCAGACTGAGATGTACCTGCACGGCCTCAAGATGCACGAGGTGGAGCCGGTGCTGGTCGCGCTCTACGGCATGGCACGCGGTCGTGACTACGAGATTCGACGCCAGCATACGAGCTACTACAAAAACGCGTTCGACATCATTATTTTtctggagaaggcggaccTCCCCATGCGCGACGAGGACGTCACCGCGCTGGCGTACAAGACGGTGATCGCCGGTCTCCTCTCCGACAAAATCTTTAACTTCGGCAAGCTGCTCAACTTCGACCAATTTGTGTCccggctgcagcgggagTCGTGCCCGCAGCGCTGGGCGCTGGAGATGATGCGGCTGTGCAATGAAGGCGATGTGGCCAACTTCGAGGCCTTCTTCCgcgagcaccagcagcagatTTCACAGGAACCCCAGCTCGTgagcgcgtcggcgacgctgcaccGCAAGGTGCGGCTCATGGCGCTACTGCATCTCATCTTCTACACCCCTTTGAGCGAGCGCACCTTTGCCTTTcacgcggtggcgcagcggtgcggtgtCCCGGATAGCGGGGCGGAGCCGCTGTTGCTCGAGGCGCTCGCTCACGGCATCATCAAGGGCCGCATGGACGGCTTGAAGAAGGAGGTGCACATTACGTGGGTGGAGTCGCGTGTGCTGAGCCTtgaggaggtgaaggcgtTGGCGCAGCATGTGGCGCAGTGGCGCGAGCAGGTCGTGGGGCTCACGAACTCGGTGAAAGAGATGACAGAGAGGATCCCGCAGTAG